One Maniola hyperantus chromosome Z, iAphHyp1.2, whole genome shotgun sequence DNA window includes the following coding sequences:
- the LOC138404485 gene encoding uncharacterized protein, which yields MRQCSVPKCKSTLHLHAVLFTDTTRWKKKDLLIGNQRAQWDYIEKLFAVDGVAGV from the exons atgaggcagtgtagtgtacctaagtgtaaaagCACCCTACATTTACACGCCGTACTTTTTACCGACACAACTAGATGGAAA aagaagGACTTGCTCATCGGGAATCAGCGTGCTCAGTGGGACTACATCGAGAAGCTGTTTGCTGTTGATGGTGTGGCAGGTGTTTGA